TAAAAAAATTTGGTTTAAGTAAACAAACAAACTGTATTCTGTGCAACCATTAACATGGTGATGCACTGCACTTGTTACATAGGAAAGTTGTTGCTCTATACACACATAGCAACACTTGCTATTTTTATCCGGTGATACAAAACGAGGATGTGACGCGCTTCACCTAATAGCTCATGTGTGCACCAACTAATTATTCATTCAGGCTATTCCCAACTAAATCTGGAAATCTGATAATAGTCCATGCGCCAGAAAATAGTACATGAATTATACAGCAACCGAGAACAGCAAGTCTTTAAGCTCCAGCAGTGAAACAACACATTACTGAAACCTGCATATGACGGCATCACGGGAGGAACCACATCGGGTTCGAGTAATCCGAAAATTTCTTCCTCGTGAACCAGCGTCGGAAGACTTGGACGCGCGGCTCCCCCTCCACCCACCGGCACCTCCCGTTGTCACTGGTGGTGTACCGCCGCCGGGGTGTCACATGCGCGTACAGGGACATCATGGCTATGTCGTTGGAGTTCCTGTCATCAAAGAAGTAGATGCCCTCTCCAAAGCTAGAGCCGGGGAAATCAGCCACGTTGTAGGACCTGGAGCATCCCCGCCCAACGAACATCATCCTTCCATCGAGCGAATGCAGCTCGGTCCAGGCGTGCTGAACCAGGCCGGCGCCGGTGAGGCTCTGCGTCGCCTGGTACACCTGGAACCCCCCTGTGTGCGGGGACCATCTAGGATGATCTCCCACAAATCTCACGACCATCAGCAGTTCCCCATCGGACTCCACGAGGTAGCGACCCCTGATAGATCTGGAGCTGCGAGGTCCTCCCTGCACCAAGTACTCATAGTGGTGTGCATTTATCCCCAAACACGCACCCGTACCTCTTTCATTTTCTTTGAGCTTGGATATGTCGTACACGACGACATGCTCCAAATTGCTGAGGAAATGGAAAGCTCCTTTGTGATGTATGACATCCTCGAGTCGGGACGACGATCCACATAATGTCTCCATGAACCCCATGGCCGCCGGAGGACGAACATTGGCCACCTCCATGCTCCAGAAGGCAAGTTGAGGGCAACGGGTCGAACATGGCGAGTCGATGATGGCAGCGCCGAAGCACGGCGTGTCCCGCTCCGGTGGGGAAGAGAACGTAGCGGCCAAGATGGATATGGACATGGCTGCCCGTACACCCCCTCCCATGGCCACGGATGCCACACAATAGACGTGGTTGGGGAGGAATAAGCGCTGGTCCTTATGGAGGTTGAGGAGCATGTGGCCGTTGGTCTGGCCACGGGCGAGCATGAGCCAACCACCATCATAACAGCCGAAGAAGCGGGAATTTCCAGTGTCTTCCCCGATGCGGAGGTTGTGGGTTTCTCCGTTGCTGATGACACAATAAAAGGATACCCTCCGCATTCTGCACGGCGATGGGACAGGAGAAGTGGTGGTCTCCGGGAGGAGGAGCCACGGGAGTTGACGCGGGAGCTGGGGTTGTCGGACACCGAGCCACCAATCGTGGCACACCATCAACATGTTGCGGCGGTCGACGGGGCATGGTAAGCGGCGGGCGATCTCGGTGAGGAGATCTCCATGGAGGTCCTTCCACAGCCGAAATGCAGACTCGGCCATGGGAGAAGAAAGAGATGGAGAGGTCCAGATGCGGATCCTTGGTGGTCACTAAGAGGGGAGGGGTAACAAGCGAGTATGGAGAGGAAGATGTGTCTTCCCATGTGAGCTTTTGATCTCTTTAATAGCCATCAATTTCTCTTCTAGAAGGAACGGGAAGATGGTACACTTATCGCAATAGATAGATGTTTTTATACAATTAAAAAAGTGGATACTTACTTATTAAGCACTTCGTGGTGGGTGCCACTTGCATAGTGTCCAATTATGTCATATGTAGTAATGATTTTTGGACTAACCGTCGCTTAATTTACGGCGTGTGTGCGGTTGCCTTTTTGGCACGGCGCATTTTTCGAGGCTAGCACGCGCTTGCTGAAGAAGAGAGAACATTTTGTGGGGCCCACCATGTGATAcattttcctcttctcctcttgttGTGTTCCTATTCTATATTAAATATCAAGGGTGCTTATCTGTATCCATCTCCCCAGTTTTATATTCTTGTCCATGCAACCCCATCTTTATCTTCATCTATTACATTTGGACGCACCGATGCCTACTAAGTTGGACGGCAATAAATAGCATTTTATAGGGATGATCCGACACCTAAGCACCACTGGACCACCGCATGGGAAACTCATGCCTCCTCGAAGACCCACCAGGGGTTATTGCGTGAGTCGTTTTCACAACACTTGGTACCACCAtggtgtaataacccagaacataggaacatcgAATGGTGGATTTAGaattgggatgtgcatttcatcgcaaaacgagaaaaactttcgcgccttattgcataaaaacctaagagggatcgaggttctctctcgttgcaattagggttaggcaatgtgaggttTAGAATTTTGACATGACCTCTTTTGTAATTATTGAATTTGGGAGCTGATTTGAATTGACAAGTCATATTTGGATTTAAAACTAAAGAAGTAAAAGATAAACAATAAATATAAaggaattatgaattcataattcaaaacaCTTCATAATTCAAATTACTTCATAATTCAAATCATATCAAATGTATTTACATAATTCCAATCACAATATTTATAAACAAATAATTCATAAGTAATTGATACAATTACAAATAAGCTCATAAGGAAAATTTGAGCTTcattgatcatacatacatatacaTTGTATTTACAATATTTATAATTACAAGAATTGGATGAataataaaacaaagtaaaagaaTATTACAATAAACTAAAACCTAAACTAAGTGTCTTGAAAGAATTTGTCCCTTGATCATTTCTAGCTTTgaaacctgcaaaatagaaagaaGAAACTAGACAGGGGGTTAAGTCAAGTGAGAAACTAGACAGGGGGGGTTAAAACCAAGTGTCTAGGACACTTGGCAATGTCCAAAACTTGGCCATAACCAAGATATGcaccagcagaccaaacctgagccacACAGGAGCTCAAGTTTTACCAAGGGATCACACAGCTCATAGAGCTGCTGTGGATCCAACAGCAAGCCAAGGTCAGGGCTTAGTCACCAAGtcatgccaggcttgtgtgtcacagCCAGAGATGAACCACAACCAGTAtaaaagggtagaaaccctataaaGAAATCACAAGTTGACCAGATAATCATTCAACCAACAACCAGCAAGGAACAATGCACACTTCATCCTATTCTTGCTCAAGAATAGCACAACCAACCACTGAAACCATTTATCCATCCAAATCAACCAACCAAAACCCAACAGAAGACATGGGGACTTAAACAAGATCATCaggagctaggaggagcagggaaAGTAACCAAGATCATCCAGCAACTGCTCAACAGTAGTTCAGCttaaccatctaggagctggaacaaggtatatcaAATACCTGGAGAGGATCCAGTGGATCCAATCCATAATTTTTGCATGACACAAGGCAtgagatgagcagatgctcatgggGTTGTCATCACTTGGTGTTGACCAAGGATCATTGGCAGAAAAGGGAGCAGCTAGAGCCAAAACCCATCTAGACACTATTCATGTGCAAATAAGCAAGGATAGATGCACAGATGTGCAAACAAGCAAAGATAAATGCACATATAGCACCAGTAGAGGATTTACATGAACTAGGAGCTACCAAGAACCACCTAGTGGGATCCTAGCCACtaaactgtaacatcccaaaaatttcaaaacaaaacaaatgaatttccctagttccacatTTTGGAACcaaaaaaaacttttattaaatgaagtatgatacatagtgatcttgtttaattcttgcgctattgccatgattgattGTTATAAtagtttgaaatgatcttaaaccctaaaccttacccctcttttcaccatcctagcaaaaataaaataaaaggaaattaaataagaaaaaggcatatgtgcctatgactatttttataaatccttaccctaagcttttccactttgcttagaggtttggaaaaacttcacacaccttacctagtacctatcaaaccaattccaagttgtttccaaagaaaataaaaagaaactaaaaatgccatagaggcatatgagagaaaagtgcaaatttgtgaaattaagaatattgaccctagtacatgttatgaatggagggatcactcctatataccatttcaacactcaacaacaccatttgggtcaagccaagtcaagttaaaattcaaatgcaacatatgcatagaggcatatgtggcacatagccatttcaccaatttttgccttatgactttaaaccttgaccaaatgatgtgaaaccttctccaaacctaatataaccctaaattaaccctaacccatgtccaagtaaagcaagatcaaccatttacaagtttagtaaaatttgacacCTCATCTCTTATGCATTaaggccaaatttgcaaatctttgaacaagaccatttgaaatggtttcaatggtttgaaaatgtttctaaactaataagaatcacattagagtcaacaaaagtcaaattaAATGGAGAGAAattaaatagggagaaaatcccaatttcactcgcatacacataaggccaatattgcaaatcttcaccaaaggccaccatagctccatctttggtttctaacatacttatataactcaaacaaacccaaatgcatcaaagaaaccagaataaaATCAAAGTttaactcaaaaccatctcacatgtgatgatggtcatttgtgtgatttttaacatgatcccctctttacccctctggctttgacttttcttcaaccaaacttggtcaactattaccatgtcatccaagaccatgtcaaggtaaacaactttcatgttgaccacacacgctaatgttgaccaggttgaccagtagagaattgccaagtggagactttgaattaatgagaagataaccccaaatttgaaatctcacaaatcttcaccaaattgaccaccaccaccaccattctttctctttaattatatcattgagatccaccaaaaagaaatccaaaattcgaccaaaatgttcttgcggccatttcctcgaacacctggcaggcaaCATTTGGAAATGGTGAGACATGCTTTTACACACCAGTATTTCAACTAAACCCTGCATGATCAGAGCTGATCATTACTCCCCCTTGTCCCCTGCATCTTTCCCAGTACTTGCTTTGGATGATTAAAGCCTATGGAGAGCAAAAACCGaccatgccgtgcaccatgctCACCCACATACACTCATCCTCTCTACCCCTTCCCTATCCCTCTCACCAtgtcaaataggtagcctaccctcCCCTGAGCACGCCAGTACCCTTCCTAGCTCCCAGCTTGCATGACATTGGCTGCACAACGCATGCCCAGACACGCCAGAATCATGCCAggccacgcggtgagcgcgcacaggcacgttctggacgcgccagagcacgcgcGTGTGCCATcaccctcgtcctcccctgcagCCCTACTCCTGCATCAAGCGTCGCCCCCATCTCCTCTACCCCGTAGACATCCTCGCTAGCTCGCCCAAGCCTTGTCACCGTCGCAATGATCCGAGACCTGCCGCGCCCGTACTGAGAGCACTCGAACGTTGCCAGCACGCTCCCGTCCTTCCTCTGCCGTCCCTTCACGCTCACTAGCctcgcctagacgtcgcctacacgacgcgacctctaccttgccccttcgccgttccaatcgccgtcgccatgatcgaccGCGAGCGTGCCCCGCAGCACCCCtccatcctataaatagagcctctCCCGTGCCTCaagctccacaccaaacttgctcccctccttctcctgGACCTCCTCGACTCACTCCCCCTCTCCAATTTGCACCATAGCCCGTCAATTGCTCGCTGGATTCCGCGGCGGTActgaggaagaagacgacgattGACGCCTCCCCAAGCGACGCCGCGACCACCAGTACACTCCCCGTCCTCGACAACCCCGCTGTGCATCGACGCCGTTGATCGCCGGAGCTTcagcacgccgccgacccccgACCTCCACCGCCAGTacaccctcctctcgccggagaagaagaagcaccACAGCCGTGCGATcttgttctaatccaacggccaACATTGACAGGTACCGTTTCGGTGAAAtaacccactgacgcgtgggaccgcTTGCCAGCAGGCCCGCGCCGTTACTGGGCCTGTTTCCCccattcaaaccgtttcggcccaaatgtttcccgcctaagcccagttAGATTTAATTCAAATAAAATGGTTTCAGCAATAATTCAATCCTGGTCTGTGccataaattgaatagttcaaaatctacaaactcaaatttagcaaatcaaaatgttctggaaagcttatgatttgatctagctaacctcactgggttcaaccccatatgttgtgtagattttgaatagcataaataacaaaacagatactttacagcattcaaataaatcttaaaaatcaaccattttgaatttCGAAGTGAATCCAACTCTAATAATTCACATTTGACataatctaattgtttatgcaaaaatatagcatagttgttttgcatgatcatggactagatcccaataatggctatggagccatttctagtccatttaacacatacacataaacttatgtaaatagtatgggagcttctctctcatttaaattgtgatcctaagtaattaaaatagaggtactgaccttggtctaataagcctcatgcttgattacttagagattttaaatcatttagaTGTTAgttttaaattatatgaggtgtagccactcatttaaattattactccctcataatagatatgaaaggtTGACCTGGGTCagcttatatttcataccttattattatttgtggaGATTAAATCCTGACatgatttaatgagaggaaattattttctccaaagacttaaatagcaaatcaaataaatgctcctaatgagaggaaattatttttcccctAAATAAGAACAAACCAAGTAACTCACCATACCATGCTTGAATTGATGTTAGAATAAGTTGTGTGAACCCTTTTGTGTGTTTTAGTCTAGCatgtaagtattgtttggtgattgtgtactTCGTATTCatctatagacgctagtaccggagactatcaagaggaagaggtattctaccaagaggaagagcaagagaactttgatcacatcaccaatcaaggcaagctaacactcttgcaaggttcccttgtgcaaagctctacaagagcaaggcaccattatttttattttatgcttaatgctcctattccaagttttttactttacaagcttttctaaattttgtttatcaaagtttactttttgattcatgattcacttggtttagatatagagtagaacaagagcatcaaagttagcctagagcaagaaaagctagttagcacccctcatgactagttgctattgctaaataaataaaattgattactctagatgggatcaggtgaaatgaaatgactttgaaaaccttggaatgatgattcattctattgaaagattttgaaggtgaatatgacttgtgaatgacttggtgaattttacaaaaactgatggttgggttcggatgcgataccattccaatttgaaagtacccccacaatacccaatatgggtaagggcttaactagaaatttatgtgctttagtatgggttccctctaaacaagcgtcatcggggttaggctggaggctgcctctacaacaaaagaactgATGagaaatgatgttaatatgaggtgaatgtccggcccaagccctgtgcagttcccgggttgactgcggttttcaccgggaggccaagctcatggggagaggtgctcatactaaagtatataagtgaaaggttatggttggtagtccgcatacggagtatggtaaatcagggccagttaaccctgatggattattgcaaatgttgtggcacaagtgtacgacctctgcagagtgtagaactattcgaatagccgtgtccacggttatggacggttggaaaggccatactgttccgtcatcagaccattttcaaaaatatgacatatgacttgtgactcgaatttgaaaggtgaatggtgactttgaattgaatcacaacagagttgtggggatgacactaatgttcccacttgagttagtttagcaaatgaagagtcttttctaaatgtttatgaaataaacttggctttatgcaaatcaacctagagcttagtatccccttactaaaaattgatagtgcttacactagtattagtttgcgagtactttaaaagtactcatggctttgtccctggctattcaaatggccagactatgaaggtgaacagcagtacgaggaagatggacagcaggacgtctacgacatctAGGACTActcccgacgtcaagcgttggcctgtggattagatagccactactactttgcttccgctatttgtgatgttcgttgatcaatagatcaactactattgtaattttggatcatgtgatctacctttgtaagacgattatgtgttgtaataaatgatgactctatgatattcaactattatgtctcgcaacaacaatattcctgggattgcgatgtatggcataataggcatctagacttaaaaatccgggtgttgacaagttggtatcagagccattgtttgaccttaggagaccctagttagaatggacgtcctaaaaacatagtttcaaaacaaagaaagtgaatatttctgaaaaacttattctcacccttatcttaagatcttttcaaaagaataaatccatgctctacttttctttgtaattgtacataaaattttgcacacttgatcacttcattaacttactcatcctcattgctcacagatggagtaccaatgggagttctatcaactTGGTCGTGGAAGAGACCTAACGTTCAAAaaagatttgaagcaactagtggaatacctaggccacccgtatcccgagttcttcggaatacccctcaaaaaccactccggagaaccacctcggtgggaagtttctactgatctacgaagaaagcttggagccccggtatgggaaaccatctggttttctgtaacgggaaacacttggaaggaaggactagtcagagctatgcaagaagcaattttccgtctgtgcggacaaaatgagaacaagatcaagaacactagcttcatctactacccaagacaggattccatgggaagaccgatgaccatgccaccacgtacggagatgaacccctatgtagcacaccaggacttcaagatgtacaaaacccgcagggatttggacaacgccctcgcctctcgccaagcacattacccgtgaagacgaagaattccaccctaaagagtagtatcatttaaggcactttcgtatgtgtgagttgtatcaggatccccttgtatcgtagagcgaatgaatggttcttcaaaccaacggtgtgttagctttgtaatatgtgatgtttggtatgaatgaaaaagtgttgttggtttttacccccgcaacactactcaagttttcaatttatgaactttttaaatgtTAACAAAACAAaacctagaaatttccctcttatcttatcatctacctcaatattcagatggccccaccaacccgcaacgccacccaggatgccatgatgcaactgctgcagacaatgatggcagaccgggaagccgaaagagctgaacgccaagccaacatagctgcactgcaacagatagctcagaacaatcaaggccatggaaaccacgatcaccctgggtcaaaactgaagaattttcagaacaccaacccaccgatgttcaacaagactgaagagcccctagatgctgatgactggctccagaccatggagaacaacctcgaagttgcgggagttgaagccgcagaaaaagtactgtttgccacccactacctttcaggacctgccagagcctggtagacaagtgcccgcgcaatgaatgcgggacagatgatgacctgggaagacttcaaactgaagtttagcaaataccatgtgccccaaggactgatcaagaagatgagagacgagttccgtgaactcaagcaaggaaggatgtccgtggtggaataccgcgacaggtttctcactctgtcaaggtacgccccggatgagaccgacaccaatgagaaaaggaaggagagatttctgaacggactgcacgacgagatgcaaactgtgttagtgaacattccgttcgctgaccttgaagccctcgtggactcagccatacagatggaaggaaagctgcatcaggccaatgagaaccgcaagcgcagaatgatgaaccagaatgggcccCACAATGCCCAGAAACACCGCAACAActactctggaggattcaccccaagatacagcaagccccctgctcagacttatcgccccaacaacaacaacaacaacaacaacggaggacccccgaagcccggaggtaacaacaataacagccaccacaacaacaacaaccccaacagcaacagcaacaatgggaacaacaacaacaccaacactggcccgaggactggaagcaatgccatcctCGTCACCCCGAAGGACAAATCCACGataaactgctatgaatgtggagttgtgggccactattccaatgagtgccccaagaagttggccaagattgccgccaacaccgctgcacctgcccagcaacagcgtcgcttcgccagtagaaggaaccagaacaacaacaacggccgcctctaccacatgactgccactgaagcccaggaagcaccccagaccatgacaagtatgtcttcctgttaatcaaaatattcaatctctcttaggaacctaacttttcttaaaatctcgggatgagatttgtttaagggggaagggtttgtaacatcccaaaaatttcaaaacaaaacaaatgaatttccctagttccacattttggaaccaacaaaaacttttattaaatgaagtatgatacatagtgatcttgtttaattcttgtgctattgccatgattgattGTTATAAtagtttgaaatgatcttaaaccctaaaccttacccctcttttcaccatcctagctaaaataaaataaaaggaaattaaataagaaaaaggcatatgtgcctatgactatttttataaatccttaccctaagcttttccactttgcttagaggtttggaaaaacttcacacaccttacctagtacctatcaaaccaattccaagttgtttccaaagaaaataaaaagaaactaaaaatgccatagaggcatatgagagaaaagtgcaaatttgtgaaattaagaatattgaccctagtacatgttatgaa
This region of Lolium perenne isolate Kyuss_39 chromosome 2, Kyuss_2.0, whole genome shotgun sequence genomic DNA includes:
- the LOC127329796 gene encoding uncharacterized protein, with the protein product MAESAFRLWKDLHGDLLTEIARRLPCPVDRRNMLMVCHDWWLGVRQPQLPRQLPWLLLPETTTSPVPSPCRMRRVSFYCVISNGETHNLRIGEDTGNSRFFGCYDGGWLMLARGQTNGHMLLNLHKDQRLFLPNHVYCVASVAMGGGVRAAMSISILAATFSSPPERDTPCFGAAIIDSPCSTRCPQLAFWSMEVANVRPPAAMGFMETLCGSSSRLEDVIHHKGAFHFLSNLEHVVVYDISKLKENERGTGACLGINAHHYEYLVQGGPRSSRSIRGRYLVESDGELLMVVRFVGDHPRWSPHTGGFQVYQATQSLTGAGLVQHAWTELHSLDGRMMFVGRGCSRSYNVADFPGSSFGEGIYFFDDRNSNDIAMMSLYAHVTPRRRYTTSDNGRCRWVEGEPRVQVFRRWFTRKKFSDYSNPMWFLP